A DNA window from Nitrospirota bacterium contains the following coding sequences:
- a CDS encoding prepilin-type N-terminal cleavage/methylation domain-containing protein, producing MRFIFAYKSSSFGKVEKGAGFTLIETIIIIAIIGIIAAVVALRTTSFKLEGAARKVAADIRYAQKLAISTQTRCGIVFSGTGYTVFENGNVADPARSPGDACSDDGAGNFVVDFNASRCSNYNGVSVSAITIAFNSIGTPVDPATGNPVVTQTVTVTYNGSKPITIEAGTGRVSY from the coding sequence ATGAGGTTTATATTCGCATATAAAAGCAGTTCATTCGGAAAAGTTGAAAAGGGGGCAGGGTTTACCCTCATTGAGACGATCATCATTATTGCAATCATAGGTATTATTGCCGCAGTTGTGGCCCTGAGGACAACCTCTTTCAAGCTGGAGGGTGCAGCAAGAAAGGTAGCAGCGGATATAAGATATGCCCAGAAACTCGCAATATCAACTCAGACAAGGTGCGGTATAGTTTTTAGTGGAACAGGTTATACGGTATTTGAAAATGGAAATGTAGCAGACCCTGCACGGAGCCCTGGAGATGCATGCTCTGACGACGGAGCTGGTAATTTTGTGGTAGATTTTAATGCTTCTCGGTGCAGCAATTATAATGGAGTTAGTGTCTCTGCAATCACTATTGCCTTTAATTCTATAGGCACACCAGTGGACCCTGCTACAGGAAATCCTGTTGTCACCCAGACTGTAACAGTCACCTATAATGGCAGTAAGCCAATAACCATAGAAGCAGGCACAGGAAGGGTAAGCTATTAA
- a CDS encoding prepilin-type N-terminal cleavage/methylation domain-containing protein, whose product MKVQGSKFKVQSYFKKLSTNKKGFTLIELLLIIIIVAIALPTLLWVLGQGARQGVDAELRVIAANLAQGLMEEIKSKRWDENSPIPPGVYSAIGPDGEARTACTGTPSTFDDVDDYNGYSETCPWGGVSYTRDVQVCYVNTADLNACVAGPSDYKRIRVTVSNTTIGSVELVTVVTNY is encoded by the coding sequence ATGAAAGTTCAAGGTTCAAAGTTCAAGGTTCAAAGTTATTTTAAAAAACTGTCTACTAATAAAAAAGGTTTTACACTGATAGAGCTTCTGCTCATAATTATTATAGTTGCGATTGCACTTCCAACCCTCCTCTGGGTTTTAGGTCAGGGTGCAAGGCAAGGAGTTGACGCTGAGCTAAGGGTTATTGCCGCTAACCTTGCGCAGGGCTTGATGGAGGAGATAAAGTCAAAGAGATGGGATGAGAATTCTCCAATACCACCTGGCGTATATTCTGCCATTGGCCCGGATGGGGAGGCAAGGACAGCATGTACTGGAACTCCATCGACTTTTGATGATGTTGATGACTATAATGGCTACTCTGAAACATGCCCATGGGGAGGGGTAAGCTATACACGAGATGTCCAGGTCTGTTATGTAAATACAGCAGATTTAAATGCCTGCGTGGCAGGGCCAAGTGATTATAAGCGCATCCGGGTAACTGTCTCAAACACAACGATTGGCTCTGTTGAGCTTGTGACTGTGGTGACAAATTACTGA
- a CDS encoding prepilin-type N-terminal cleavage/methylation domain-containing protein, translated as MKVESLKLKVKSCLEKLFTVHCSLFTNKKGFTLIEAIIVITIIGIIAGVTAMVITEGTKGYIFSESRNEALDQARIAMERMTREIRNTRDNQSICNATATNIDFYGFTDDTANPVKRIEFTLSGTTNIQRRENAGTWYNLASGNPITLTLTYYDASGNILPAPTVGCTTTTNIKRIRIAITVTTTTSGQSVTLQSEVYPRNL; from the coding sequence ATGAAAGTTGAAAGTTTAAAGTTAAAAGTTAAAAGTTGCTTAGAAAAACTGTTCACTGTTCACTGTTCACTGTTCACTAATAAAAAGGGTTTTACCCTGATAGAGGCCATTATTGTAATCACCATTATAGGTATCATTGCCGGAGTTACAGCAATGGTCATTACAGAAGGGACAAAGGGCTACATCTTCTCTGAAAGCCGTAACGAGGCCCTTGACCAGGCAAGGATTGCAATGGAAAGGATGACGAGGGAGATAAGGAATACGAGGGATAATCAGAGTATTTGCAATGCAACTGCAACAAATATTGATTTTTATGGATTCACAGATGATACAGCCAACCCTGTTAAACGCATAGAATTTACTCTATCTGGAACAACTAACATTCAGCGGAGAGAAAATGCAGGGACATGGTATAACCTCGCTTCAGGCAATCCAATTACTCTGACACTTACATATTATGATGCAAGTGGGAACATACTTCCTGCACCTACAGTGGGTTGCACAACCACGACCAATATTAAACGAATAAGGATAGCTATAACAGTTACCACTACCACCTCTGGCCAAAGCGTTACACTTCAGTCAGAGGTCTATCCGAGGAACCTGTGA